The following proteins come from a genomic window of Nocardiopsis sp. YSL2:
- a CDS encoding MATE family efflux transporter: MNQEWRGVLRYAAPMILAEGIGTAVPVVVIALIGWMGDDALYVRSLFMPVVFAFIAVQLSIAVTTQVAVALSAGRRYSSAVSSAWWLARVGFAATAVVSAVFVFGAPLLADLLSVRPDVREQFEWFVRWVALAQITGIGPVVCAALLRGAERPRSAAALLLSAGGLEVAGVAALGLPGAVGWGLWSVPVAIASSGLIATVAGCWLIRRVGLWSRDRPIGGGSESTLLKQVGVPVGAAYGVIFASNFALTWVVSVFGTATIAGFAVAYTLQTMIIVPGMAIGSATAIVVNQCRGREEFDRLRKVAQAGLAITGVLYALIAAVCWSGREWIALAIARDPGAASEAAAFLALVAPTYLFLGVVLASLSVLEQTGAGGLAVILNATYFGLICVIGGYLARGAGDVTPLYQTMAAFNLLGGVVVAAALWHVRRLQRPGAAVASPQQS, encoded by the coding sequence ATGAACCAGGAGTGGAGAGGCGTCCTGCGCTACGCGGCGCCGATGATCCTCGCGGAGGGCATCGGTACGGCGGTCCCCGTCGTGGTGATCGCGCTCATCGGGTGGATGGGTGACGACGCGCTCTATGTGCGCTCGCTCTTCATGCCCGTCGTCTTCGCGTTCATCGCGGTCCAGCTCAGCATCGCGGTGACCACCCAGGTCGCCGTGGCCCTGAGCGCGGGGAGGCGGTACAGCTCGGCGGTGTCCTCGGCCTGGTGGCTCGCGCGGGTCGGCTTCGCGGCGACGGCCGTGGTGAGCGCGGTCTTCGTGTTCGGGGCACCGCTGCTGGCCGACCTCCTGTCCGTGCGGCCGGACGTGCGCGAGCAGTTCGAATGGTTCGTGCGGTGGGTGGCCCTGGCCCAGATCACGGGGATCGGCCCGGTGGTGTGCGCCGCGCTGCTGCGCGGAGCCGAGCGGCCCCGGTCGGCCGCGGCACTGCTCCTGTCGGCCGGCGGACTGGAAGTGGCCGGAGTCGCGGCGCTGGGCCTGCCGGGCGCGGTCGGCTGGGGGCTGTGGTCCGTTCCGGTCGCGATCGCCTCGTCCGGTCTGATCGCCACCGTGGCGGGCTGCTGGCTGATCCGGCGCGTGGGCCTGTGGAGCCGGGACCGTCCGATCGGCGGCGGCAGTGAGTCCACACTCCTGAAGCAGGTCGGGGTTCCCGTGGGCGCCGCCTACGGCGTCATCTTCGCCAGCAACTTCGCGCTCACATGGGTGGTCAGTGTCTTCGGCACCGCCACCATCGCGGGCTTCGCGGTGGCCTACACACTGCAGACCATGATCATCGTGCCGGGCATGGCCATCGGGTCCGCGACCGCGATCGTGGTGAACCAGTGCCGAGGCCGGGAGGAGTTCGACCGCCTCCGGAAGGTGGCCCAGGCGGGTCTGGCCATCACCGGGGTGCTGTACGCGCTGATCGCCGCGGTCTGCTGGTCGGGGCGGGAATGGATCGCACTCGCGATCGCCCGGGATCCCGGCGCGGCGTCCGAGGCGGCGGCCTTCCTGGCCCTGGTCGCGCCCACCTATCTGTTCCTCGGAGTGGTACTGGCCTCGCTCTCGGTACTCGAACAGACCGGGGCCGGTGGACTCGCCGTGATCCTGAACGCGACCTACTTCGGGCTCATCTGCGTGATCGGCGGCTACCTCGCCCGCGGCGCGGGGGACGTGACGCCCCTGTACCAGACGATGGCGGCCTTCAACCTTCTCGGCGGGGTGGTCGTGGCCGCCGCTCTGTGGCACGTCCGGCGACTCCAGCGGCCGGGAGCCGCAGTCGCGTCCCCCCAGCAGTCGTGA
- a CDS encoding acyl-CoA dehydrogenase family protein, which yields MIELDDRLRALRLAAREWGEELRELGADLDRDPQDTGRFADAEAVRYIARMMIPPEFQDTALRASGHSFHGDRALERVIAVEEFGRGDAGAFLAAPGPSLSGGIVALLGDRAQKKWFFEHCADDADGPVWTFFGLTEPDHGSDASAMRTALVPAAGGDGSVLTGEKRYVGNAARARLGTVFARTGPGPLGISAVMVETGTAGFHASPLPTIGLRGAQICAVRLDGVAIPESRVLGRHLPASSRGMHAGTRMFNQFRPGVAALALGIAQAAYDYLEQHRAELVRGGGAALADLADRLSDTRQLVWRAAMSVDHDPAQGALASAAKARATDLAEHVTLRALELLGPGARFAHPRPEKWARDARGVEFMEGTNHMQRLNVAQGVVTGRIA from the coding sequence GTGATCGAGTTGGACGACCGCCTGCGGGCACTGCGGCTGGCCGCTCGTGAGTGGGGCGAGGAGCTGAGGGAACTCGGCGCGGACCTGGACCGTGATCCGCAGGACACGGGCCGTTTCGCCGACGCGGAGGCGGTCCGCTACATCGCCCGGATGATGATCCCCCCCGAGTTCCAGGACACGGCGCTGCGGGCGTCGGGCCACTCCTTCCACGGCGACCGGGCACTGGAACGCGTGATCGCGGTGGAGGAGTTCGGCCGGGGCGACGCCGGGGCCTTCCTGGCCGCTCCCGGCCCCTCGCTGTCGGGAGGCATCGTCGCCCTCCTCGGTGACCGGGCACAGAAGAAGTGGTTCTTCGAGCACTGCGCCGACGACGCCGACGGGCCGGTGTGGACCTTCTTCGGCCTCACCGAACCCGACCACGGTTCGGACGCCTCGGCGATGCGGACGGCGCTGGTCCCGGCGGCCGGAGGCGACGGTTCGGTCCTCACGGGGGAGAAGCGCTACGTCGGCAACGCGGCACGCGCCCGGCTGGGCACGGTGTTCGCGCGGACCGGCCCCGGCCCTCTGGGCATCTCCGCGGTGATGGTGGAGACGGGCACCGCCGGGTTCCACGCCTCGCCGCTGCCGACCATCGGTCTGCGCGGGGCACAGATCTGCGCGGTGCGCCTCGACGGGGTCGCGATCCCCGAAAGCCGTGTCCTGGGGCGCCACCTTCCCGCCTCCTCCCGCGGCATGCACGCGGGCACCCGGATGTTCAACCAGTTCCGTCCCGGCGTGGCCGCGCTCGCGCTCGGTATCGCCCAGGCCGCCTACGACTACCTGGAACAGCACCGCGCCGAACTGGTTCGGGGCGGCGGGGCGGCGCTGGCGGACCTGGCGGACCGGTTGTCGGATACGCGCCAACTGGTGTGGCGGGCCGCGATGAGCGTCGATCACGACCCCGCCCAGGGCGCTCTGGCGTCGGCTGCCAAGGCCCGGGCCACGGACCTCGCCGAACACGTCACCCTCCGGGCCCTGGAACTCCTCGGCCCGGGAGCCCGATTCGCCCACCCCCGCCCGGAGAAGTGGGCCAGAGACGCCAGAGGAGTGGAGTTCATGGAAGGGACGAACCACATGCAGCGGCTCAACGTCGCCCAGGGAGTAGTCACCGGACGGATCGCATGA
- a CDS encoding acyl-CoA dehydrogenase family protein, whose protein sequence is MTIRSRTRAARTVPERPWSASAREGRPDEAWKDLPEGLSGAPVLGPSGHGLSCEPPTGAAAPATAVVGVLAAAGCSWTLLARLDHPERAAAPPQGWLVGVAAIRLGLSLWLRDQAVARLRGRKVGGTALVYQQLVRDDLARAATEQAMAESLLTGPTEHSDALATVRASRHITAADRRVLRLFGASGFLSDGPGQVAYLSELMADAYLEPVPADTKGDTR, encoded by the coding sequence GTGACGATACGGAGCCGGACCCGCGCCGCGCGCACCGTGCCGGAACGGCCGTGGTCGGCGTCGGCCAGGGAAGGACGCCCCGACGAGGCGTGGAAGGACCTGCCCGAAGGACTGTCCGGAGCGCCGGTCCTCGGGCCCTCGGGGCACGGCCTGAGCTGTGAGCCGCCGACCGGCGCGGCGGCGCCCGCCACGGCCGTCGTCGGCGTGCTCGCGGCGGCGGGCTGCTCGTGGACCCTGCTGGCGCGACTCGACCATCCCGAACGCGCCGCGGCCCCGCCTCAGGGATGGCTGGTCGGCGTCGCCGCGATCCGCCTGGGGCTGTCGTTGTGGCTGCGGGACCAGGCGGTGGCCCGGCTGCGCGGACGCAAGGTCGGCGGAACGGCACTCGTCTACCAGCAGCTCGTGCGGGACGACCTGGCGCGGGCCGCCACGGAGCAGGCCATGGCGGAGAGTCTGCTCACGGGCCCGACAGAGCACTCGGACGCCCTCGCGACGGTCCGGGCCAGCCGCCACATCACCGCCGCCGACCGGCGCGTCCTGAGACTGTTCGGGGCCTCCGGCTTCCTCAGCGACGGCCCGGGACAGGTGGCTTATCTGTCGGAACTGATGGCGGACGCCTATCTGGAACCGGTGCCCGCCGACACGAAGGGGGACACGCGGTGA
- a CDS encoding acyl carrier protein, with translation MERTDTEAAQATEETVKRITGVLAGFVTDEGVEIVRSTRLFDDLGLDSTNVLEMLVELETEMDIEFDTDSLEFGHFETVESLAAFVTGMMKA, from the coding sequence ATGGAACGAACCGACACCGAGGCCGCGCAGGCCACAGAAGAGACCGTCAAGCGGATCACCGGGGTGCTCGCCGGCTTCGTCACGGACGAGGGGGTCGAGATCGTGCGCTCGACACGGCTGTTCGACGACCTCGGACTCGACTCGACCAACGTCCTGGAGATGCTGGTCGAACTCGAAACGGAGATGGACATCGAGTTCGACACGGACTCGCTGGAGTTCGGCCACTTCGAGACGGTGGAGAGCCTGGCGGCCTTCGTCACCGGGATGATGAAGGCCTAG
- a CDS encoding type III PLP-dependent enzyme, translated as MSEQHRIQGIAVTELAERFGTPLYVYDGEELERTYQRIRGPLHPAVEILYSLKANPNLSVCSLLGGLGAGAEVSSAAELAVAREAGIAPSDTIFLGPGKSEEEISAALADGVHSLICESYGELDLIDRIAEGMGTTAQVALRVNPEEAARGAGLRMGGKPRQFGIDEGLLMSDPGLADRYRSIRLMGVHAYLGTRILDAKAVVENTEQILDMARRLSERLRFPLDLVDFGGGIGVSYFPGESDPDIEALAQGVGSAVGRFREHHPQSRVFMELGRFLTATAGLYVTRVRYVKESMGQRFAVADGGTNHHMAAVGIGSFAKRNFPMSVLNRAQEPADQKWNVTGPLCTPNDTLGKNVELPRVEAGDLIGVHRSGAYGPTASPTRFLSHGYPAEVLIHQGTPLLVHERESVADILSRQPVHEVLTMKREDGA; from the coding sequence GTGAGCGAACAGCACCGAATCCAGGGAATCGCCGTCACCGAACTCGCCGAGCGGTTCGGGACCCCCCTCTACGTGTACGACGGGGAGGAACTGGAGCGGACCTACCAGCGGATCCGTGGGCCACTGCACCCCGCGGTCGAGATCCTCTACTCCCTCAAGGCCAACCCCAACCTGTCGGTCTGCTCGCTCCTCGGAGGGCTGGGCGCGGGGGCCGAGGTGTCCTCGGCCGCCGAGCTCGCCGTGGCGCGCGAGGCGGGGATCGCCCCCTCGGACACGATCTTCCTCGGTCCGGGCAAGAGCGAGGAGGAGATCTCCGCGGCCCTGGCCGACGGAGTCCACTCGTTGATCTGCGAGTCCTACGGCGAGCTCGACCTCATCGACAGGATCGCCGAGGGCATGGGGACCACCGCACAGGTGGCGTTGAGGGTCAACCCCGAGGAGGCGGCCCGGGGGGCCGGACTCAGGATGGGCGGGAAGCCCCGCCAGTTCGGGATCGACGAAGGCCTCCTCATGTCCGACCCCGGCCTCGCCGACCGATACCGCTCCATCCGGCTGATGGGGGTGCACGCCTATCTCGGCACCCGGATCCTGGACGCGAAGGCGGTGGTCGAGAACACCGAACAGATTCTCGACATGGCCAGGCGCCTGTCGGAAAGGCTGCGCTTCCCGCTGGACCTGGTCGACTTCGGCGGCGGAATCGGCGTCTCCTATTTCCCGGGCGAGAGCGACCCGGATATCGAGGCACTGGCGCAAGGCGTCGGTTCGGCGGTCGGGAGATTCCGCGAACACCACCCGCAATCGCGCGTGTTCATGGAACTCGGCCGGTTCCTCACCGCCACCGCGGGTCTTTACGTGACGCGTGTCCGCTACGTCAAGGAGTCCATGGGCCAGCGGTTCGCGGTCGCCGACGGCGGGACCAACCACCACATGGCCGCCGTGGGCATCGGCTCCTTCGCCAAGAGGAACTTCCCGATGAGTGTCCTGAACCGCGCCCAGGAGCCGGCGGACCAGAAGTGGAACGTGACCGGCCCGCTGTGCACCCCCAACGACACCCTCGGCAAGAACGTCGAGCTGCCCCGGGTGGAGGCCGGCGACCTGATCGGTGTGCACCGTTCCGGGGCCTACGGCCCCACCGCGTCGCCCACCCGGTTCCTCAGCCACGGCTACCCGGCGGAGGTCCTGATCCACCAGGGGACGCCGCTGCTCGTGCACGAACGGGAGAGCGTCGCCGACATCCTGTCCCGCCAACCCGTGCACGAAGTCCTGACGATGAAGAGAGAAGACGGAGCCTGA
- a CDS encoding ATP-grasp domain-containing protein, with product MSTFAKRLKSAVADGPESVLVFLGNIEVEEQWARGEAGLPTLSSQGARALTHRMDEFALLLGEPTDHVLLKTAPDPDFHSYLVDYGLARAQVHAVGAQQTGRTVTKDVLEDPDTLALLKELGREGAYLAPHGVSDLEQEVAERCGLRLATSPADLCKRVNSKLFSRRLADRLRIRQPEGMVCETPEELAEAVEYAEGLLAQGRTVVAKDAFGVSGKGVMVVEEQRRLAWLRRTVERAHSRSGKLGLILEEWISKDRDLNYQVIVAKDGSVAFDFVKEAITENGVHKGHRIPAGLTPGHEAEIRDAGLAIGRALADEGYRGVVGIDALLGTDGRAYPLTEINARYNMSTYQAALQEVLMRDHSCAEARQYPLRLNAPLPFAVLRRELDHLMVASPGDPGIVINNFATVNAVGGPSKGREHFDGRLYAFLVGPDPESVSALDHRLGRILADIEKGEVSRA from the coding sequence ATGTCCACATTCGCGAAAAGACTGAAATCCGCAGTTGCGGACGGCCCCGAATCCGTCCTCGTCTTCCTCGGCAACATCGAGGTGGAGGAACAGTGGGCGCGGGGCGAGGCCGGCCTGCCGACCCTCTCGTCGCAAGGCGCCAGGGCGCTCACCCACCGCATGGACGAGTTCGCCCTGCTGCTCGGTGAGCCGACCGACCACGTCCTGCTCAAGACCGCCCCGGACCCCGATTTCCACTCCTACCTGGTCGACTACGGGCTCGCCCGGGCCCAGGTGCACGCGGTGGGGGCACAACAGACCGGAAGGACCGTGACCAAGGACGTTCTGGAGGACCCGGACACCCTCGCCCTCCTGAAGGAGCTCGGCCGGGAGGGGGCCTACCTCGCGCCCCACGGCGTGTCCGACCTGGAACAGGAGGTGGCGGAGCGCTGCGGGCTCCGCCTCGCCACGAGCCCGGCCGACCTGTGCAAGCGGGTCAACAGCAAGCTCTTCAGCCGCAGGCTCGCCGACCGCCTGCGCATCCGCCAGCCCGAGGGGATGGTCTGCGAGACCCCGGAGGAGCTGGCCGAGGCCGTGGAGTACGCCGAGGGCCTCCTGGCGCAGGGCCGCACGGTCGTCGCCAAGGACGCTTTCGGCGTGTCCGGCAAGGGCGTGATGGTGGTGGAGGAGCAGCGTCGGCTCGCGTGGCTGAGGCGCACCGTGGAGCGGGCCCACAGCCGCAGCGGCAAGCTGGGCCTGATCCTCGAGGAGTGGATCTCCAAGGACAGGGACCTGAACTACCAGGTCATCGTCGCGAAGGACGGGTCGGTCGCGTTCGACTTCGTCAAAGAGGCCATCACCGAGAACGGGGTCCACAAGGGCCACCGCATTCCGGCCGGGCTCACCCCCGGCCACGAGGCCGAGATCCGCGACGCGGGCCTGGCGATCGGCCGTGCCCTGGCCGACGAGGGATACCGCGGGGTCGTCGGTATCGACGCGCTCCTCGGAACGGACGGCAGGGCCTACCCGCTCACCGAGATCAACGCCCGCTACAACATGTCCACCTACCAGGCCGCGTTGCAAGAGGTCCTCATGCGGGACCACAGCTGCGCCGAGGCCCGGCAGTATCCCCTGCGCCTCAACGCTCCGCTGCCGTTCGCGGTCCTGCGCAGGGAACTGGACCACCTGATGGTCGCCTCGCCGGGCGACCCGGGGATCGTCATCAACAACTTCGCCACGGTCAACGCCGTCGGAGGACCGTCGAAGGGCCGTGAGCACTTCGACGGACGGCTGTACGCCTTCCTGGTCGGACCGGACCCCGAGTCGGTCTCGGCACTGGACCACCGGCTCGGCCGCATCCTCGCCGACATCGAGAAAGGAGAGGTGAGCCGCGCGTGA
- a CDS encoding 3-oxoacyl-[acyl-carrier-protein] synthase III C-terminal domain-containing protein has translation MTALEAVSAYLPPDAVPIDDIGARIGQTPRQLRLYKRFHGLSEVRYGPEQSLADLMVSAASGLTDLSGREHRVRYLVHARTLQTVAPYPANPLHEARRRLGLEHASAFTLTEHACASGLLAVDLIGRLLRADGDPDALGLLITGEKAFTPLVQHIPDTTYMGEGGAAVLLRAGDGGGDTLRSYVSRTRGEFAAGLWMDPESSSRFQEVYETTLAEVIAQALEEAGTGLEELRLILPHNVNRHSWRRLCKRMGYPAEQAFLDNVSWVGHCFCADPFINYRSAVDSGFLRSGDYYLMAAVGLGATFSAMVFQH, from the coding sequence GTGACCGCGCTCGAAGCGGTGTCCGCGTACCTGCCGCCCGACGCGGTGCCGATCGACGACATCGGCGCGAGGATCGGACAGACCCCGCGCCAGTTGCGCCTCTACAAGAGGTTCCACGGCCTCTCGGAGGTCCGGTACGGCCCGGAGCAGTCGCTCGCCGACCTCATGGTCTCGGCCGCGAGCGGGCTGACCGACCTGTCCGGGCGGGAGCACCGGGTGCGCTACCTCGTCCACGCGCGGACCCTGCAGACGGTGGCCCCCTACCCGGCCAACCCCCTGCACGAGGCACGTCGAAGGCTCGGTCTGGAACACGCCTCGGCGTTCACCCTCACCGAGCACGCCTGCGCGAGCGGGCTGCTCGCGGTCGACCTCATCGGTCGGCTGCTGCGGGCCGACGGCGACCCCGACGCCCTCGGCCTGCTGATCACTGGGGAGAAGGCCTTCACCCCGCTGGTCCAGCACATCCCGGACACCACGTACATGGGGGAGGGCGGGGCCGCGGTCCTCCTCCGGGCCGGGGACGGCGGCGGTGACACCCTGCGCAGCTATGTCTCCCGGACCCGCGGCGAGTTCGCGGCCGGCCTGTGGATGGACCCGGAATCCTCCAGCCGCTTCCAGGAGGTCTATGAGACGACCCTGGCCGAGGTGATCGCGCAGGCGCTCGAAGAGGCCGGGACCGGGCTGGAGGAGTTGCGTCTCATCCTGCCGCACAACGTCAACAGGCATTCGTGGAGACGGCTGTGCAAAAGGATGGGCTACCCGGCCGAACAGGCCTTTCTCGACAATGTCTCCTGGGTCGGGCACTGCTTCTGCGCGGACCCTTTCATCAACTATCGTTCGGCCGTGGACAGTGGGTTCCTCCGTTCGGGTGACTACTACCTGATGGCCGCGGTCGGCCTGGGAGCAACGTTCTCGGCCATGGTTTTCCAGCACTGA
- a CDS encoding acyl carrier protein, whose protein sequence is MPEDNNDAPGSDLERWLTQQVATYLNRRPEEIDQHTLFADHGLDSVYALTFCADIEDFLGITVSDTVLWDYTTIRELADHLAELVAEAGRQGVSTP, encoded by the coding sequence ATGCCCGAAGACAACAACGACGCCCCCGGCAGCGATCTGGAGCGGTGGCTGACCCAGCAGGTGGCCACCTATCTGAACCGCAGGCCCGAGGAGATCGATCAGCACACGTTGTTCGCCGATCACGGCCTGGACTCCGTCTACGCCCTGACCTTCTGCGCCGACATCGAGGACTTTCTGGGAATCACCGTCTCGGACACGGTTCTCTGGGACTACACGACGATCCGTGAGCTGGCCGACCACCTGGCCGAACTCGTCGCCGAAGCCGGACGGCAGGGGGTCAGCACGCCGTGA
- a CDS encoding acyl-CoA dehydrogenase: MNTPVSADRVDTLERLLGDPEDAGNPLGYGPILEADEDDRMFAAGERALDGFGLNAEFVPPEYGGRLRGLDAFVNIMRVVYRRDPSLGLGYGFSSFIAGVNVWSAGDGDQCRTAADLLLSGRRIAAAYHELAHGNDFAGTDCAAMRDASGRLLLSGRKEVVCNIHRSRALVVLARTAEGRGSRNHSQLLIDKAALPPDTLVDLRRWPSVGMRGVQLGGMEFRDCPVPDSAVLGNEGQGTETALRSFQLTRIALPGMLCGVLDSGLRLAQRLAVERELYGEPVSALPTVRAQLADAFVDLLISDCCTTVAARGVHLLTEQSSVHASAAKYQVSGHLIGAMDSLAAVLGANFYLREGRYGAFQKLLRDLKLAGFGHAARVACLVTMLPQLPVLARRGWMDGPEAPSEVFRPDVELGSLPFQRLSLFGRGRDSLLTALATGAGRLAGDGTAEGAEAAHLRTLVGQLRDESEALRRECALLRPSDIGVDAPPEVLQLPARYAALLAASACLNVWLGARDHGDPALQDPAWLIAALHRLARGLGHAGTEGLGPVRERLYSHLAERYEAAESFDLSRRRLPS; encoded by the coding sequence ATGAACACACCCGTATCGGCCGACCGGGTCGACACCCTGGAGCGCCTGCTCGGGGACCCGGAGGACGCCGGGAACCCCCTGGGATACGGTCCCATCCTGGAAGCCGACGAGGACGACCGGATGTTCGCCGCCGGGGAACGGGCCCTGGACGGCTTCGGGCTCAACGCCGAGTTCGTTCCGCCCGAGTACGGTGGCAGGCTGCGCGGCCTGGACGCGTTCGTCAACATCATGCGGGTCGTCTACCGGCGCGACCCCTCACTGGGACTCGGATACGGGTTCAGCTCGTTCATCGCCGGCGTCAACGTCTGGTCGGCCGGTGACGGGGACCAGTGCCGCACGGCGGCCGATCTGCTCCTGAGCGGACGCCGGATCGCGGCCGCCTACCACGAGCTGGCCCACGGCAACGACTTCGCCGGCACCGACTGCGCCGCGATGAGAGACGCCTCCGGACGCCTCCTCCTGTCCGGCCGCAAGGAGGTGGTGTGCAACATCCACCGGTCGAGGGCTCTGGTGGTGCTGGCACGCACCGCCGAGGGCCGCGGCAGCCGCAACCATTCGCAGCTCCTGATCGACAAGGCCGCGCTTCCACCCGACACGCTCGTCGACCTGCGGCGGTGGCCGAGTGTGGGCATGCGTGGCGTGCAGTTGGGCGGAATGGAGTTCCGGGACTGCCCGGTCCCCGACTCCGCCGTATTGGGCAACGAGGGCCAGGGCACCGAGACGGCGCTGCGTTCCTTCCAGCTCACCCGGATCGCCCTGCCCGGGATGCTGTGCGGCGTCCTGGACTCGGGACTGCGTCTGGCCCAGCGGCTCGCCGTGGAGCGCGAACTCTACGGCGAACCCGTCTCGGCGCTGCCGACCGTTCGGGCGCAGTTGGCCGACGCCTTCGTGGACCTGTTGATCAGCGACTGCTGCACGACCGTGGCCGCGCGTGGTGTGCACCTGCTGACCGAGCAGTCGAGTGTCCACGCCTCGGCGGCGAAGTACCAGGTATCGGGGCACCTGATCGGTGCGATGGACAGCCTGGCCGCCGTGCTCGGTGCGAACTTCTACCTGCGCGAGGGCCGCTACGGCGCCTTCCAGAAGCTGCTGCGGGACCTCAAACTGGCGGGGTTCGGCCACGCCGCCCGTGTCGCCTGCCTCGTCACGATGCTGCCGCAGTTGCCCGTGCTCGCCCGCCGCGGCTGGATGGACGGCCCCGAGGCGCCTTCCGAGGTGTTCCGCCCGGACGTCGAACTGGGCTCACTGCCCTTCCAGCGGTTGAGCCTGTTCGGCCGAGGGCGCGACAGCCTCCTGACGGCCCTCGCCACGGGAGCCGGACGTCTGGCGGGCGACGGCACGGCCGAGGGCGCGGAGGCGGCCCACCTTCGCACGCTCGTCGGGCAGTTGCGCGACGAGTCCGAGGCCCTGCGCCGGGAGTGCGCGCTGCTGCGCCCGTCGGACATCGGAGTGGACGCCCCGCCGGAGGTCCTCCAGCTGCCGGCGCGGTACGCGGCTCTGCTGGCGGCGTCGGCCTGCCTCAACGTCTGGCTCGGGGCGAGGGACCACGGGGACCCGGCCCTCCAGGACCCCGCCTGGCTGATCGCCGCGCTCCACCGCCTGGCCAGGGGCCTGGGGCACGCCGGTACCGAGGGCCTGGGCCCGGTGCGCGAGCGCCTGTACTCACACCTGGCCGAGCGGTACGAGGCCGCCGAATCCTTCGACCTGTCACGACGCCGGTTGCCGTCCTGA